The Blastocatellia bacterium genome includes the window AAGAACGATGCAAGAATTTTTGGGCTCTGGGATTGATGTACTGGCTCTTCGATCGTCCCCTTGAGCCGACCCTCCGCTGGATCGAGGAGAAATTCAAGAAGAATCCCGAACTGGCCAAAGCGAATGCAACGGCGCTGCGGGCCGGCTACGCCTATGCTGACGCCAGCGAGATTTTCACCACTCACTATCGGGTGAAGAAGGCCCAGATAGCGCCTGGAGTCTATCGAAAGATCACCGGCAATGAAGCTCTCGCTCTCGGTTTGATTGCGGCATCGGAGCTGGCCGGGCATCCGCTCTTCTATGCGAGTTATCCCATCACGCCCGCCAGTGATATTCTCCACGAACTGGCCGTGCACAAGAATTTCGGTGTGCGCACGTTCCAGGCGGAGGACGAGATCGCAGCCATGTGTGCCGCCATCGGCGCGAGTTTCGTCGGGTATCTGGGAGCGACGGGAACAAGCGGTCCGGGGATGTGCCTTAAGTCGGAGGCCATCAATCTCGCCGTCATGACCGAGCTACCGGTGGTGATCTTGGATATTCAACGGGCCGGACCGAGTACGGGGATGCCCACGAAAACAGAGCAGGGCGATCTCCTCCAAGCCTTGTTCGGTCGCAACAGCGATAGCCCATTGGTCGTCCTGGCTCCGGCGACACCCTCGGATTGCTTCTATATGGCCATCGAAGCCTTCCGCCTGGCGACGAAATACATGACGCCGGTGATCGTGCTTTCGGACGGTTATCTCGCCAATGGAGCGGAGCCGTGGAAGCTGCCCTCGCTGGAGGAATTGCCCAAGATCGAAATCAAATTCCGTACCGATCCCAACGGGTTCTATCCCTACCAGCGTGACCCGGAAACTCTGGCGCGACCGTGGGCGATACCGGGAACGCCGGGGCTGGAACACCGCATTGGGGGGTTGGAGAAGCAGCATATCACTGGCAACGTCAGCTATGATCCTGAGAACCATCAACTGATGACTCACCTCCGGGCCGAGAAGATCGCGCGCGTGGCGCAGGACATCCCCGATGTCGAAGTCTTCGGGGACACAGAGGGCGAACTCCTTGTCGTCGGCTGGGGCGGAACCTACGGCGCCATCACCTCGGCTGTCGAACAGGTTCAGGCGAAAGGTCTACCGGTCTCCAGCATTCATCTCCGGTATCTCAATCCCCTTCCTCGCAATCTCGGCCAGGTTCTATCACGCTTCCGCAAAGTCCTCGTCCCGGAACTCAATATGGGACAACTCGTATTTCTACTACGGGCCAAATATTTGGTGGATGCGATTCCCTTCAACAAGGTCAAGGGAAGGCCCTTTAAGATCTCCGAATTAGTGATGAAAATCGAGGAACTGCTATGACGATCAAGGACAATGGAGGCAGCCAATCGCCAGTGGTCACGCTCACGAAAAAGGATTTTGTTTCCGACCAGGAAGTCCGGTGGTGCCCTGGCTGCGGTGATTACGCCATTCTCGCTCAAGTGCAAAAGGTTCTGCCGAACCTTGGCATCCCGAAGGAGAAGTTCGTGTTCGTCTCCGGCATCGGATGCAGCAGTCGTTTCCCCTACTATATGAACACCTATGGCTTCCACGGTATTCACGGCCGGGCTCCGGCCATCGCCACCGGGATAAAGATCAGCAACCCCGACCTCTCCGTGTGGGTCGTCACCGGGGATGGAGATGGGTTGAGCATCGGCGGCAATCACCTCATTCACGCCATGCGTCGGAACGTGGATATTAAGATCATCCTCTTCAACAACCGGATCTACGGGTTGACCAAGGGGCAGTATTCTCCGACATCGGAATTCGGCAAGAAGACCAAGTCATCCCCCTTTGGCGTCGTTGATTCTCCCATCAATCCCATCTGCATCGCTCTGGCGGCGGAAGCGACCTTCGTGGCTCGCTCGGTTGATCGTCACACTGATCATCTGGCCTATATCATCGAACGCGCTGCTCGCCATCGGGGTGTAGCGTTTGTGGAAGTCTTCCAGAACTGCAATATCTTCAACGATGGAGCCTTTGAACATTTTGCCGATCGCACGGTCAAGGATGATCGAATGGTCAACCTTGAGCACGGCAAACCGCTCGTCTTCGGGAAAAATCACGAGAAAGGGATTCGCCTTCGCGGGACCCAACTGGAAGTGGTGACTTTAGGTGGGGGAATCACTGAAGATGATCTGCTCATCTGGGATGAAACACTTCCCGATTCGGCTCTGGCCTACATGATCGCGCGTATGGACTACCCGGCGTTCCCCGTACCGGTGGGAGTCTTCCGTGATGTCGCCAAGCCCACTTATGACGAACTGGTCAATCAACAGATCGAATTCGCCGTGCAGAAGATGGGTCGAGGTAATCTCGAACAGCTCCTCAAAAGTGGCGATACATGGGTGGTGGAGTGACTTTAAGTCTCGGGAGCGCCCGATAGGTAAACGCGGCCAAAGGCGTTCGGCCGGAGCTGATCGCTTCACAGGATATCACAAGCATGATCTGTCCAGCCTGCGGTCACGACAATCTTCCCGGCGCGGAGACATGCGAGGTATGCCTATGGGATTTAATGGATTTGGATTTACCAGCTCCCCGCGCGGGCTTGCAAAAGCACTTGCTGGAGGATACGCTGAGCCGTCTCCCCCTGGCTCATCCCGTGAGCGTTTCCCGGCACGATCCGGTTTCGACGGCAATTGCTGCGATGAAGCAGCATCGGGTCGGCTGTGCTTTGGTCGTTGAGGGGGAGAAGCTCGTCGGCATTTTAACCGAGCGCGATGTGTTGCTGAAACTCACCGAGCCCGGCCTTGATCTTCACCGGATTCCCGTGGATCGGGTGATGACACACGATCCGGTCACCCTGAGCGAGCAGGATACACTGGCGGTGACTCTCCATCAGATGTCCCTCGGAGGATTTCGCCATCTCCCGGTTGTGACCGGGGATGGCCGACCTCGCGGCGTCGTTTCGGTCAAGGACATTTTTCGCTATATCTTCTCGCTCTGCCGCTAAGATTCGTGAGACCGATTGCCTCGGGGGAATGGCTCTCTCCGATTCGCGATAGCATCCCAACTAGGACTCCCAACAGGCGGATGCTTATCCGAGATCTGCCCCTGGTCTTCAACTCGCACCTGAGACCCCTTCGCCCAAAAGATTACGTCGAAATTCCGACCAGCTCAGGGTTCAAAATTTCCTGAACACCCCCTGAGGGGCAGAGGACCTAGAGGCGAGGGTACTTGGTGCGTCAGCAGTTGAGTTAGAGTGCCGGGCTATCCCAGGTTCGGTATTATCCTCGTACGGCAGGAGCCTCACCGGGTCAACATGTATCCTTAGCTCCCGCGATGGATGGCGGATCTCCAGTCCATTGGGAGGTGCTCATCTTTATCACCGCGCCGCAACACGTCGGTCCCAAAGTCCCACCAGTTTAAAGCAAAGCGGACCGTTATTCAGAGCTCTGCCAGAAGCATATGGGTGATCGCCAGAGAGCGTGTCCCTGGCCTTCCATTCAAAAGCTATGAATGGTCGGTTTCCTTGCGGAGCCGGCAATCTTCCCTTATCGCTCGCGCTTCTGTTGTTGCATCTGCCCAAGTTGCTGGCGCAGCTCCTGGGCCACATCGGGATGGCCCGCCTGCTCCGCCGCCTGGATCTTTTGTTTCAACAGATCGTACTTCACTGGCCAGTCAGGCGTTTCCGCGAAGACGCTCTCAGGAGGCTCTCCCAACTGAATCTTTGTCGGCTCGATAACTTCTACTCCCCGATCCCAGACCATAACGACCTTAATCGGTATACCCTGAAGGGCAGGAGCAACGTAGACCTCTGTGTATCCCACACCGTTCTGCTTGGGGAAGCGCAACACATACGTCTTATAGCCCAGAACAGAATCCACGCGCACAAGATGGGGATCCTTCGCTAGAGCATCTTCGGACAATTTCGGCCTCTTGGCCTGCATGGCTGAGAGGTAGTCGAGCACCTGATTCTCTCGACCAACCCGGAAAACGCCACGTCCCGGCATCCCGAAGACGACATCCTCACGATCAACCGTGCCATCGTCCCGATAGTAGGTGGCAACCTCCTTAAAGGCCCCATTCGATCGCTGATATCTTACGTGGATGGCGCGAAGTGACGATTTACTGTTACCGGTTAAGGTGAAGGTCTGCGTTGCAATCAGAGTGAACCCCATCGGAGGCGTCTGTTCCCTTGCGTGCCTTATCGAATAAGCCAGGCCGACAGTGACCCCGCTTAAGAGAAGCAAGCTGAGAGACAGTTTCATTATCTTGCTCCTGGGAAATGCTTGTCTCATCCATTTTCCCCTATGAGCGATTCTCGTTTCCGTAGTGAGATGACTAGGGGTAGCAACCATAACAGCAACCCTCCCAGTGTTCAAAGGAATCGGTATCGGCGCACCGCCCAAATTCATGATAGCAGCAATCTCGGCGCGTCCCACACTCGCATTCAGGGCTACACCAGACGGCCATTACCTCAATAGTGCACTGCAACGGGTTACCACAAGTGAAGGTCAGGCCGCAGCCTGACGACTGAGCGCCGACTTTGGTAGGCTGCGACATTACTGATAGCCCCACTACAAGTAACAGGACTGCGATAGTCATCGCACAAAGGACGGCCCTATACGGACCTTCGGCCTTCCTCATTGTGACCTCCTTGCTTCTGTTCTTACAAAAGACGAAAGTGACTGTCAAGCATCTTAATCAAATTTTAATGCCTTCCCGCCAATAATAACGCGAGGGCTTGCGCCAATATCTTTGCCGCAAGATTGGGAGTCCTTCTCTCTTCGGTGTTGCCGTAACAAGTTAAGAGGGATATCTTGCGATAGGGAAAGGGTAGGTAGAACGGGCTTCCTGAGGCGAAAATCCTATGGGAGCACAAACTCACCGGCACTGGACGTTAGGTCTACACCCTGGAACAATCACGCCGGGGAGCCTCTTGAACAATCGGAGAGGGGCCGGGAATTCACCCCTCTCCGGCTTCAAAGGAGGAATGAGCTACTGGAGAAATTCTGCCGGATTGACGAGTTCGACTGTCCCCAGCATTCGTCCCGCAGCGCCGGCCGTACTGCTCGATGTAGAGGTCGTACGGTCCGCCCGAATGGCCTTAGGCAAACGGCGATTGATGAAGACGCCGTAGACGCGGCTGCCGCTCACACTAGCGATGAAAAAGCTGCCGATATTGGCCACGCGAAATGTCGTGCGTCCATTGCCGGGAGGAGCAGTTGGATCAAACAGCGCGATCGGGACGATGCGCGGGCTCTCATTGGGCGGATAGCGATCGCTCCAGACGTACTTCCGACCGTTGGGACCCGTCACCAATCGGGCTCCAGGATCGAGGCTCATGAGGTAGTCAACCCCCTGCTTGGTCGGCCCGGTCATATTGCCGGTCTCGGTCGTGAGGATGTCGCCGACACGAATCGTTCCATCCCAGCCGTGACGAATGTTGTACTCATAGTTACTCGCGCCAGTTCCGCCCAATGCAACGGGGTAGAAATTCCCCGGTGAACCATCACCGGCATTGCCGCCGGCGCCGAGTTTCAACTCCACGAGCCGTCCGTCTACATCGCGAGGAGCAATAAATCCCGTAGGAGCGCCTCCGCTACAATCGGTAAAGGTGCTGGCATCCGTATCCGCCAGGTTCGGATCGTAGGGGGAACGATAGTAATCGGCTGCTTCAATTCCATTCCAGGTATGCAAATTAGGATTGAAGGGTCCATGATCGCCATCAAGCGGCGTCACACACTGGCTTCCGTGGGCGAATTGATCGGGGGCCGAGAACGGCCGCCAGCCTCCGCTGCCACCGACGACCGGGGCGGCCGTAGCGGCTGCTGCCACGCGAACCGGTACCGACCGCAACCCCACAATCATAGAGAAGAAGGTCCTGACGGGTCGGCGGATATCAATGAGGATGACATCCGGTTTAGGAAACGAGATTTCGTTCGTGGCCAGGATCACCGGCTGGCCGTCGGCACGGTTAGCCGCCGCATACTGCTTGGCCCAGCGCACGGCGGCTCCGTCTTCGGTGTAGTTGCCCGGCTGTGCCATGAGTCCCTGGGCGCCGGCGAGGGCCGCCGCATCGGCGGCGTTCTGAAGTTGATTGCGCACGACCATGAGGTAACCCACATCAACCGACAACGCTACCGCACCCAGAAAAGCAATGATGCCGGCAGTCACCAAGACGAAGATTGATCCTTTCTCCCGTTTGACACGTGTCATAGATGGCATCCTCCTGCGCCAGGAACTCTAGCATGATGGACGATCCATGCAATCGGGCAAGTGGCGTATTTTTCTCCGTCTCGATGCCCGATTTATCGGCAGATGGTGGGGGCTTCTCGGCGGTGCACCGTCACACATCCAAAGAGGCCGCACCTCTGCCACGACGGAGCCAACTATTTGGAACAGCCTTCTCCGTCGAGAAGATGAGTGGCCCGCTCGACCGAAACCATCTTAACCTCTGGAAACTCTGAGGGAATCAGGGTATCGTATTGCTTGCTGTGAACACGTACGAACTGGTCAACACCGGTGCCGATCTGGAGCGAATCAGCCGCGAACTGGCGACCCATCCGCATATCGGCGTGGACACCGAGACAACGGCGCTTGATCCCTATCGAGGCCAGATCCGACTCTTGCAACTGGCGACCCCGACCAAAGTGTATATCCTCGACCTGTTCAATCTGCCCGGCGACGCTCTGACCCCGATCAAGGATGTTTTGCAGGCCGATCGGCCGGTGAAGGTCCTCCACAATGCCAAGTTCGACGCCAAGATGCTCCTGCATCACTTTGGGATTGAGCTGGGGCGGCTGTTCGATACGATGCTGGCCTCGCAATTGATCGCTGCCGGAGATACGAGTCAGAAGCATAGTCTCGTTGAAGTCGTGCGGCGGTATCTGGGGCAAACGGTGGATAAGACGCAGCGCACGAGCGATTGGTCTCGGTTGGAGTTAACACCGGCTCAGCTCGCATATGCCGCCGAAGATGTAAGCGTGTTGCTCGCGCTCCGTCGGGTGATGGTGGAGAAACTCAAGCAACTCCGGTTGGTCGAAGCGGCCCGGCTGGAATTCGAGGCGGTCGTGCCCACGGCGGCGATGGAACTGGCGGGCATGCCGCTTGATCGCGAAGCCTGGCAGGCGCTGGTCAAGGACCTGGAGTCGCGACGGACAGTATTGGAGGATCGTTTGCAAGAACTCCTGGCTGAATTACTTCCCGCGACTGATCTCTTCGGTCGGGCCGAAATCAACTTCAACAGTCCGCCACAGGTTCTCGAGCTACTCCAGCGGCTGGGTCTGCCGGTGACGGGGACGACGGAAGCGGAACTTTTGCCCTTCAAAAATCATCCGATT containing:
- a CDS encoding 2-oxoacid:acceptor oxidoreductase subunit alpha → MDMERVGLAEAEVKHRIEELETVTVRFAGDSGDGMQLTGTQFSNTTAIVGNDLGTFPDFPAEIRAPAGTLPGVSAYQICFSSRDIRTPGDQPDVLVAMNPAALKVHLPDLPEGGMIIVNTDAFTEQNLKKAGYSSNPLEDGSLAKYRVFKIPITTVNMSALREINLPAKDKERCKNFWALGLMYWLFDRPLEPTLRWIEEKFKKNPELAKANATALRAGYAYADASEIFTTHYRVKKAQIAPGVYRKITGNEALALGLIAASELAGHPLFYASYPITPASDILHELAVHKNFGVRTFQAEDEIAAMCAAIGASFVGYLGATGTSGPGMCLKSEAINLAVMTELPVVILDIQRAGPSTGMPTKTEQGDLLQALFGRNSDSPLVVLAPATPSDCFYMAIEAFRLATKYMTPVIVLSDGYLANGAEPWKLPSLEELPKIEIKFRTDPNGFYPYQRDPETLARPWAIPGTPGLEHRIGGLEKQHITGNVSYDPENHQLMTHLRAEKIARVAQDIPDVEVFGDTEGELLVVGWGGTYGAITSAVEQVQAKGLPVSSIHLRYLNPLPRNLGQVLSRFRKVLVPELNMGQLVFLLRAKYLVDAIPFNKVKGRPFKISELVMKIEELL
- a CDS encoding 2-oxoacid:ferredoxin oxidoreductase subunit beta, whose protein sequence is MTIKDNGGSQSPVVTLTKKDFVSDQEVRWCPGCGDYAILAQVQKVLPNLGIPKEKFVFVSGIGCSSRFPYYMNTYGFHGIHGRAPAIATGIKISNPDLSVWVVTGDGDGLSIGGNHLIHAMRRNVDIKIILFNNRIYGLTKGQYSPTSEFGKKTKSSPFGVVDSPINPICIALAAEATFVARSVDRHTDHLAYIIERAARHRGVAFVEVFQNCNIFNDGAFEHFADRTVKDDRMVNLEHGKPLVFGKNHEKGIRLRGTQLEVVTLGGGITEDDLLIWDETLPDSALAYMIARMDYPAFPVPVGVFRDVAKPTYDELVNQQIEFAVQKMGRGNLEQLLKSGDTWVVE
- a CDS encoding CBS domain-containing protein, with translation MDLDLPAPRAGLQKHLLEDTLSRLPLAHPVSVSRHDPVSTAIAAMKQHRVGCALVVEGEKLVGILTERDVLLKLTEPGLDLHRIPVDRVMTHDPVTLSEQDTLAVTLHQMSLGGFRHLPVVTGDGRPRGVVSVKDIFRYIFSLCR
- a CDS encoding pilus assembly protein TadG-related protein; its protein translation is MTRVKREKGSIFVLVTAGIIAFLGAVALSVDVGYLMVVRNQLQNAADAAALAGAQGLMAQPGNYTEDGAAVRWAKQYAAANRADGQPVILATNEISFPKPDVILIDIRRPVRTFFSMIVGLRSVPVRVAAAATAAPVVGGSGGWRPFSAPDQFAHGSQCVTPLDGDHGPFNPNLHTWNGIEAADYYRSPYDPNLADTDASTFTDCSGGAPTGFIAPRDVDGRLVELKLGAGGNAGDGSPGNFYPVALGGTGASNYEYNIRHGWDGTIRVGDILTTETGNMTGPTKQGVDYLMSLDPGARLVTGPNGRKYVWSDRYPPNESPRIVPIALFDPTAPPGNGRTTFRVANIGSFFIASVSGSRVYGVFINRRLPKAIRADRTTSTSSSTAGAAGRMLGTVELVNPAEFLQ